A portion of the Actomonas aquatica genome contains these proteins:
- a CDS encoding methyl-accepting chemotaxis protein — MVTIPLCCALIFGAVFAWERYQKLLAFEHFAEVMALADAMAEFNEANNAELALTWAYSGTAVAENGQTVVDQAKADHRRTAEQVDTLYAEVQAIHEALDNRYRDPALHPIIEDIAGYYQNLSTHRQHLGEETNYFRLIAPYVELRTGIQRVFPALLNETDDKDLIQLLNAYNLYTDYHASVVQYVGTLIWAHQVAELPPGGYAGYEANILASELLLKQFRLLAPSPVLAELDTILNRPDNRWVEQQIKSFQHAERMQWFDFPSDAAVTEHFKSRAEGRSVELGTILHRLRQEIAEHTQEHIALLRRESLTAGATTLFAALITIVISFRLAHRLRSTLKAITRGITESAHHVFTTARDVQRSSENFSRSAADQAALVEETNTRLEQILEVTTSTAENARSATTSMRSTNDVIDSSKATVDQLNVAMDEISTSSERSQQIMEAISEIAFQTNLLALNAAVEAARAGEAGAGFAVVADEVRNLAHRSSSASADSSQLIENSRRNIHTGHEFVAGTNQAFENVARHAQEVMRFVAAIDSDTIRQAQALEHIEAAARQVDDTTRNNAQYATECAEAATALNRQAHTLERYVQDLSQLVYGTSHHPSPAGSSPDVAPTVKSSRPRPPSRPAMPVKSPAVADVTLF; from the coding sequence TTGGTCACGATACCTCTGTGCTGTGCCCTCATCTTTGGCGCCGTATTTGCCTGGGAACGTTATCAAAAACTCCTGGCCTTTGAACACTTCGCCGAGGTGATGGCACTCGCCGACGCCATGGCTGAGTTTAATGAGGCCAATAACGCCGAGCTGGCTCTCACTTGGGCCTACAGCGGCACCGCCGTGGCCGAGAATGGCCAAACCGTAGTCGACCAAGCCAAGGCCGACCATCGCCGCACCGCAGAACAGGTCGATACTCTCTACGCCGAAGTCCAGGCCATCCACGAAGCCCTCGACAACCGCTACCGCGACCCGGCGCTGCACCCGATCATCGAAGACATCGCAGGCTACTATCAAAACCTGTCGACCCACCGTCAGCACCTCGGCGAAGAGACCAACTACTTCCGTCTGATCGCCCCCTACGTGGAGCTGCGCACCGGCATTCAGCGCGTCTTTCCCGCTCTGCTGAATGAAACGGATGACAAAGACCTCATCCAGCTCCTCAACGCTTACAACCTCTACACCGACTACCACGCCAGCGTCGTCCAATACGTCGGCACGCTCATTTGGGCGCACCAAGTCGCCGAACTCCCTCCCGGCGGCTACGCCGGGTATGAGGCCAACATCCTGGCCAGTGAGTTGCTGCTGAAACAATTCCGGCTCCTCGCCCCGTCACCCGTGCTCGCCGAGCTCGATACGATCCTGAACCGGCCCGACAACCGATGGGTCGAACAGCAAATCAAGTCCTTCCAGCACGCCGAGCGCATGCAGTGGTTCGACTTCCCCTCCGACGCCGCCGTGACCGAACACTTCAAAAGCCGCGCGGAAGGACGCTCCGTCGAACTCGGCACGATTTTGCACCGGCTACGACAGGAAATCGCCGAGCACACCCAGGAGCACATCGCCTTGCTACGGCGTGAAAGCCTCACCGCCGGCGCCACCACCCTGTTCGCCGCGCTCATCACCATCGTGATCAGCTTCCGCCTCGCCCACCGCTTGCGCAGCACCCTCAAGGCCATCACCCGCGGCATCACCGAAAGCGCCCATCACGTCTTCACCACCGCCCGCGACGTGCAACGCTCCAGCGAAAACTTCTCCCGCAGCGCGGCCGACCAAGCCGCCCTCGTCGAAGAGACCAACACCCGTCTCGAACAGATTTTGGAGGTCACGACGTCCACCGCCGAGAACGCTCGCTCTGCCACGACCTCGATGCGCTCCACCAACGACGTCATTGATTCCAGCAAAGCGACCGTCGACCAGCTCAACGTCGCCATGGACGAGATATCCACCAGCAGCGAGCGCTCGCAGCAGATCATGGAAGCCATCTCCGAAATTGCCTTCCAAACCAACCTGCTCGCTCTCAACGCCGCCGTCGAAGCCGCCCGCGCTGGCGAGGCCGGAGCCGGCTTTGCGGTCGTCGCCGACGAAGTGCGCAACCTCGCCCACCGCTCCTCCTCCGCCTCCGCCGATTCCAGCCAGCTCATCGAAAACTCCCGCCGCAACATCCACACCGGGCACGAGTTTGTCGCCGGCACCAATCAGGCCTTCGAAAACGTCGCCCGTCACGCCCAGGAGGTCATGCGCTTCGTCGCGGCCATCGACAGCGACACCATTCGCCAGGCGCAGGCCCTCGAGCACATCGAAGCCGCCGCCCGTCAAGTCGACGATACCACGCGTAACAACGCCCAATACGCGACCGAATGCGCCGAGGCTGCCACCGCCCTCAACCGACAGGCCCACACCCTCGAGCGTTACGTGCAGGACTTGTCTCAACTCGTCTATGGCACGAGCCACCACCCGTCGCCAGCGGGCTCCTCCCCTGACGTTGCCCCCACGGTCAAGTCGTCTCGCCCCCGCCCCCCCAGCCGTCCCGCCATGCCCGTAAAGTCTCCTGCCGTCGCCGACGTGACCCTATTTTAA
- a CDS encoding DUF2835 domain-containing protein: MPALEFTLHFSSDEVLRYYRGQSRQVIAYLDDGRSVQFPASALQKVVTENGVHGRFRLLFDEHHKFVGLQRLPASFSA, from the coding sequence ATGCCCGCGCTTGAGTTCACCCTTCACTTCTCCTCCGACGAGGTCCTTCGCTACTACCGCGGGCAATCCCGCCAGGTGATCGCCTACCTCGACGATGGCCGCTCGGTGCAGTTCCCCGCCTCCGCCTTGCAAAAGGTCGTGACCGAAAACGGCGTGCACGGCCGCTTTCGCCTGCTCTTCGACGAACACCACAAATTTGTGGGCCTGCAACGCCTCCCCGCGTCATTCTCCGCCTGA
- a CDS encoding TonB-dependent receptor translates to MLPRWTIWICAFTVWQSGFAQVPASLTPEEGEPVQTLDAFEVRTDELEDAFDETGMGYLDAERRDPPFSNDLIFDADEEDELGSDVEAELGQIAVTSAADLATGSDRLNLRGFPTPRLRNAFVQTGIPEVLEVKRRETIQGALTSVTGRAAPGGIQNYMTARPPGRAMTRWDASASTDDIWRVRVEKGGPVAKWGKTKVFQRVALSYERREGSEAFAYRDNLTLSGALTLRHSRAHSTLWQIDYAAYDGNPSPGVPGYRESANGLVLGPYLPMADFHTYGPNAGVSRHTANFSFQYEGQTSKALSTRASVQGLVRELEEDRFTRGDYLLDQGRFAGTRQPQHIAQPLRALAVDGDLTWRFDVGDVSHKLLVSSELVSADSSRLQRGLDAEELSALPLSVRRFDPAAPDWFRPALSAASYRRIINDREEVTRYWGNAISERAAIGSGRVVLTAGLRHDRVDLELTDEAPNAPQPAVSATTHELTYHVGGNVIAVPGRLLVYANTSTAFEPSTRVDRRTGDIQGNETTGGVEAGLKGMGWDRRLSFTLHGFSFVNRNISRRNPLYRDPIADADQTQPELIAAGRERFQGATLDVRLKPAGVWQVQGKVAFTDSITERSPDLPQEEGRAIARVPRWTGALSGRLAWQDGALAGWNASTSLVYMGSYVQRYEDTRYAELDYPGYVTLALGLGYQWRTGDGKQRHDLSLRVQNALDEDLLVRAGRVGAGRSARLGYRWSY, encoded by the coding sequence ATGCTACCCCGCTGGACGATCTGGATCTGTGCCTTCACAGTCTGGCAGTCCGGATTTGCCCAAGTGCCTGCTTCGCTTACGCCCGAGGAGGGCGAACCGGTGCAGACGCTGGACGCATTTGAGGTGCGCACGGATGAGTTGGAGGACGCGTTCGACGAAACCGGCATGGGCTACCTGGACGCGGAGCGACGCGATCCGCCGTTTTCCAATGACCTGATCTTTGATGCCGACGAGGAGGACGAACTGGGCAGCGACGTGGAGGCGGAGCTCGGGCAGATCGCGGTGACGAGTGCGGCGGATTTGGCCACCGGATCCGATCGGCTCAACCTGCGCGGGTTTCCGACGCCGCGCCTGCGCAACGCGTTTGTGCAGACGGGCATTCCGGAGGTGTTGGAAGTGAAGCGGCGGGAGACGATTCAAGGCGCGTTGACCTCGGTCACGGGTCGGGCGGCTCCGGGCGGCATCCAAAACTACATGACGGCGCGGCCGCCGGGGCGGGCGATGACGCGCTGGGATGCCAGCGCTAGCACGGACGACATCTGGCGGGTGCGGGTGGAGAAGGGCGGACCGGTCGCGAAGTGGGGCAAAACGAAGGTGTTTCAACGCGTGGCGCTCAGCTACGAGCGACGGGAAGGGTCGGAGGCCTTCGCCTACCGCGATAATCTCACGTTGAGCGGCGCGCTGACTCTGCGCCACTCGCGGGCGCACAGCACCCTGTGGCAGATCGACTATGCGGCTTACGACGGCAACCCGTCGCCGGGTGTCCCCGGCTATCGTGAATCGGCGAACGGCCTGGTGCTCGGCCCCTATCTGCCAATGGCGGATTTTCATACGTATGGACCGAACGCCGGGGTGTCGCGCCATACGGCGAATTTCAGTTTTCAATACGAAGGCCAGACCTCGAAGGCGCTGAGCACGCGCGCGTCGGTGCAAGGTTTGGTGCGCGAGCTCGAGGAGGATCGGTTTACGCGGGGCGATTATCTGCTCGATCAGGGGCGCTTCGCCGGCACGCGCCAGCCGCAGCATATTGCGCAGCCGCTGCGAGCGCTAGCGGTGGATGGTGACCTGACCTGGCGTTTTGATGTCGGCGACGTGAGTCACAAACTGCTCGTGTCGTCCGAGTTGGTCAGCGCCGACAGTTCGCGTCTGCAGCGAGGCCTCGACGCGGAGGAGCTCTCGGCGTTGCCCTTGAGCGTGCGGCGGTTTGATCCGGCGGCGCCGGATTGGTTTCGGCCGGCGCTGAGTGCCGCGAGTTATCGGCGCATCATCAACGACCGCGAGGAAGTCACGCGGTATTGGGGCAACGCGATTAGCGAGCGCGCGGCGATCGGCAGTGGTCGGGTCGTGCTCACGGCGGGCCTGCGCCACGATCGCGTGGATCTCGAACTCACGGACGAGGCGCCCAATGCGCCGCAGCCGGCGGTGTCGGCGACGACGCACGAGCTGACCTATCACGTGGGGGGCAACGTCATCGCGGTGCCGGGACGGTTGCTGGTTTATGCGAATACCAGCACGGCGTTTGAACCTTCGACGCGGGTGGACCGGCGCACGGGAGACATTCAGGGCAACGAAACCACGGGCGGGGTGGAGGCCGGGTTGAAAGGCATGGGCTGGGACCGGCGGCTGAGTTTCACGCTGCACGGGTTTTCGTTCGTCAACCGCAACATCTCGCGGCGCAACCCGCTCTACCGCGATCCGATCGCGGATGCGGATCAGACCCAGCCGGAGTTGATCGCGGCGGGGCGGGAACGTTTTCAGGGGGCGACGCTGGATGTGCGGTTGAAGCCGGCCGGTGTTTGGCAGGTGCAGGGCAAGGTGGCGTTTACGGACTCGATCACGGAGCGTTCGCCGGATCTGCCGCAGGAGGAAGGGCGCGCGATCGCGCGGGTGCCGCGTTGGACGGGAGCGCTGTCGGGGCGGCTGGCTTGGCAGGACGGGGCGTTGGCGGGATGGAACGCGTCGACCTCACTCGTTTACATGGGGTCGTATGTGCAGCGGTATGAAGATACTCGATACGCCGAGTTGGATTACCCGGGTTACGTGACCCTGGCGCTGGGATTGGGTTACCAATGGCGCACCGGAGACGGTAAACAACGGCACGATCTCTCGCTGCGGGTGCAGAACGCGTTGGACGAAGACCTGCTCGTGCGGGCCGGTCGGGTGGGGGCAGGCCGCTCAGCACGACTCGGCTACCGCTGGTCGTATTGA
- a CDS encoding NAD(P)-dependent alcohol dehydrogenase encodes MQALVLERQNELSLRDIDIVEELGPHDVRIDVKTVGVCGSDVHYYTHGRIGPFVVDAPMVLGHEAAGVIAEVGSAVTHLAVGDRVCMEPGIPNPRGRATQLGLYNLDPDVRFWATPPIHGVLRPSVVHPAQFTFKVPDNVSLGEAALVEPLAVGMHAATKAKVKPGDVAVVLGAGTIGIVTALSALAAGCSRVFITDVAQPKLDLAATLGAITPVNIATENLADVINAATAGWGADIVLEASGNAKAAASVFDVLCPGGCVVYIGMPGGPIAYDVVAAQIKEARVEHVFRYAHVYPRCLALMGSGQLNVKPLITETYAFADSIAAFDYAKAPKPTSVKVQIEL; translated from the coding sequence ATGCAAGCACTGGTCCTGGAACGTCAAAACGAACTCTCCCTCCGCGATATCGACATCGTTGAAGAACTCGGTCCGCACGATGTGCGCATCGACGTCAAAACGGTCGGCGTTTGCGGCAGCGACGTCCACTACTACACCCACGGTCGCATCGGCCCCTTCGTGGTTGATGCCCCCATGGTGCTCGGTCACGAGGCCGCCGGCGTGATCGCCGAGGTCGGCTCGGCCGTCACGCACCTCGCCGTCGGCGACCGGGTGTGCATGGAGCCGGGCATTCCCAATCCCCGCGGCCGCGCCACCCAACTCGGGCTCTACAACCTCGACCCCGACGTGCGCTTCTGGGCGACCCCACCCATCCACGGCGTGCTGCGCCCCTCCGTCGTCCACCCGGCCCAGTTCACCTTCAAAGTGCCGGATAACGTAAGCCTCGGCGAAGCCGCCCTTGTTGAACCTCTCGCCGTCGGCATGCACGCCGCCACCAAAGCCAAGGTAAAACCCGGTGACGTCGCCGTCGTGCTGGGCGCCGGCACCATCGGCATCGTCACCGCCCTCAGCGCTCTCGCCGCCGGTTGCAGCCGCGTCTTCATCACCGACGTCGCCCAACCCAAACTCGACCTCGCCGCCACCCTCGGCGCCATCACTCCGGTCAACATCGCCACAGAGAATCTGGCCGACGTCATCAACGCCGCCACGGCCGGTTGGGGCGCCGACATCGTGCTCGAAGCCAGCGGCAACGCCAAAGCCGCCGCCTCCGTCTTCGACGTGCTCTGCCCGGGTGGTTGCGTGGTTTACATCGGCATGCCCGGCGGTCCCATCGCCTACGATGTCGTCGCCGCGCAAATCAAGGAAGCGCGCGTCGAACACGTCTTCCGCTACGCCCATGTCTACCCGCGCTGTCTCGCGCTCATGGGCAGCGGCCAACTCAACGTGAAACCCCTCATCACCGAGACCTACGCCTTCGCCGACAGCATCGCCGCCTTCGACTACGCCAAGGCCCCCAAGCCCACCTCAGTGAAGGTGCAAATCGAGCTGTAA
- a CDS encoding methyl-accepting chemotaxis protein — MPSPSTKLRTGALSRRLLAIVALPALCALGFSGLQVWQHLRAIHEFRTFRDAVTIAELFSQVNEQHEIAVESLWAFTPEAVENNGAIVVAATQQRYEQAMEAMAASYENTKLQLTQIDTEAFGTTFNQALNDIAASYAAMEASHADLQGTFQYNDLTATPVRFRAALSSVFPAMLHETSDRDLNLRLAAYNIYSEYYAAVVRYCGTIIWAHQIEDMPPGGYVSYERDVAIAEVLRRHFLLVASPSIADQLREILATPNSQWIEAQVALALHDAKAVWHDFPFDRDYAQHELKERIDERKVQLHELLQVMRDDLRTYTTTRIASLERERNLALGVTLAALFLSLVISLRFARGLRTVLGQITQGITEGTQSVIRYAQAVHQSSEQFSRSAVDQAALVDETNRRLEQILDVTTSTAENARSATASMRSTHTVIDESGQTVGHLTESMRHIAANSDRTQEIMESITEIAFQTNLLALNAAVEAARAGEAGAGFAVVAEEVRSLARRSSDASANSSQLIEASQADVTEGTRQVDHTQQAFQRIAAHAAEVMKFVAAIDHDTIRQAQALEHIEAAARQVDATTRTNASNAEECSAAADALNQQALLLNRHVRALVALVEGRAAPSRETPPARATNKSRAQASGTSPHRSTSKPATSAATPADVTLF; from the coding sequence GTGCCCAGCCCCTCGACCAAACTCCGCACCGGTGCCCTCAGTCGTCGTCTCCTCGCGATTGTGGCCCTGCCCGCGCTCTGTGCCCTGGGCTTCAGCGGGTTGCAAGTTTGGCAACACCTGCGGGCCATCCATGAGTTTCGCACGTTCCGCGACGCCGTGACCATCGCGGAGCTGTTCTCTCAGGTAAACGAACAACACGAGATCGCGGTCGAGTCGCTCTGGGCGTTTACCCCGGAAGCCGTCGAAAACAACGGCGCCATTGTCGTTGCCGCCACCCAGCAACGCTACGAACAGGCCATGGAGGCGATGGCTGCCAGCTACGAAAATACCAAACTGCAACTCACCCAAATCGATACCGAGGCCTTCGGCACCACGTTCAATCAGGCCCTCAACGACATCGCCGCGAGCTACGCCGCGATGGAGGCGAGCCACGCTGATCTGCAGGGCACTTTCCAATACAACGACCTGACCGCTACCCCCGTCCGTTTCCGCGCCGCCCTATCGAGTGTCTTCCCCGCCATGCTCCACGAAACGAGTGACCGGGACCTCAACCTCCGCCTCGCCGCCTACAACATCTACAGCGAATACTACGCCGCCGTCGTGCGTTACTGCGGCACCATCATCTGGGCGCATCAGATCGAGGACATGCCGCCGGGCGGCTACGTCAGCTACGAACGCGACGTCGCCATCGCTGAAGTCCTGCGCCGTCACTTCCTTCTGGTAGCGTCCCCTTCCATCGCCGACCAGCTGCGTGAAATCCTGGCCACCCCCAACTCCCAATGGATCGAAGCTCAAGTTGCACTCGCCCTGCACGACGCCAAAGCGGTCTGGCACGACTTCCCCTTCGATCGCGACTACGCCCAACACGAGTTGAAGGAACGGATCGATGAACGAAAGGTTCAGCTCCACGAATTGCTGCAAGTCATGCGCGACGACCTGCGCACCTACACCACCACGCGCATCGCCTCTCTCGAACGCGAGCGCAACTTGGCCCTGGGCGTCACCCTCGCCGCGCTTTTCCTCAGTCTCGTTATCAGCCTGCGCTTCGCCCGCGGCCTCCGCACCGTTCTTGGCCAGATCACTCAGGGCATCACCGAAGGCACCCAGTCCGTGATCCGCTACGCCCAGGCCGTGCACCAATCGAGTGAGCAGTTCTCCCGCAGCGCCGTCGATCAAGCCGCGCTCGTCGACGAAACCAATCGCCGCCTCGAACAGATCCTCGACGTCACCACTTCCACCGCCGAAAACGCCCGCTCCGCCACCGCGTCCATGCGCTCGACCCACACCGTCATCGACGAATCGGGCCAGACCGTTGGCCACCTCACCGAGTCCATGCGGCATATCGCCGCCAACTCCGACCGCACCCAGGAGATCATGGAATCGATCACCGAGATCGCCTTCCAAACCAATCTGCTCGCCCTCAATGCCGCCGTCGAAGCCGCCCGCGCCGGTGAAGCCGGCGCCGGTTTTGCCGTCGTTGCCGAAGAGGTGCGCTCCCTCGCCCGCCGCTCCTCCGACGCCTCGGCCAACTCCAGCCAGCTCATCGAAGCTTCCCAAGCCGACGTCACCGAAGGCACCCGCCAGGTCGATCACACCCAACAGGCTTTTCAACGCATCGCAGCCCACGCCGCCGAGGTGATGAAGTTTGTCGCCGCCATCGACCACGACACCATTCGCCAGGCGCAGGCCCTCGAACACATCGAAGCCGCCGCTCGCCAAGTCGACGCCACCACCCGCACCAACGCCTCCAACGCCGAGGAATGCTCCGCCGCCGCCGACGCCCTCAATCAGCAAGCCTTGCTGCTCAACCGTCACGTCAGGGCTCTCGTCGCCCTCGTCGAAGGCCGTGCCGCACCGTCCCGCGAGACGCCGCCCGCTCGCGCCACCAACAAATCACGGGCGCAGGCTTCGGGCACCTCCCCTCACCGCTCCACCTCCAAGCCCGCGACCTCCGCCGCAACACCGGCCGACGTCACCCTCTTCTAA
- a CDS encoding YfcC family protein produces the protein MKLRAPNAFVLIVAIMVTMMIATWIIPGGHYAREVREFEGYGSKEIVLPDQFEVVDSVPQTPFDLLLAPMKGAEEAAETLAFVLLIGGAFGVLMQTGALMAGLKWLTLRAQGAGRFIVIPVLMFAFSFAGVLFGMAEECLVFVLLTVPLAISLGFDATTGVAIPFIGSQAGFATAFVNPFSFGIAKQIAEQPTDVGYGYRVFCWLLITSVCIAIVMLHARRVARDPSKSLTPESDANWRQRLAAESGDKPDSAAVISTSQVVTLAAFGLMMIVLGYGSIQLGWYVMEIAGLFLAMALFCGLTARMSFNQIADSFMTGAQQLCSTAVLVAFSRAIVVLAEDANIIDTILHSVASRIDHLGPDLGVFVMYSFQSCLNFLIPSGSGQAALTMPIMTPLSDLLGIHRESAILAFQFGDGFTNMIIPTSVILVGVLSSAGIGYGTWFRWWAKWQLLLFVLGALLLAAAPWN, from the coding sequence ATGAAGCTCCGCGCGCCCAACGCCTTCGTTCTCATCGTCGCCATCATGGTCACCATGATGATCGCCACTTGGATCATCCCCGGCGGTCACTACGCCCGCGAAGTCCGGGAGTTTGAAGGTTACGGCAGCAAAGAGATCGTGCTGCCCGATCAGTTTGAGGTCGTCGACTCCGTGCCGCAGACGCCTTTCGACCTGCTGCTCGCGCCCATGAAGGGCGCCGAGGAGGCCGCCGAGACGCTCGCCTTCGTGCTGCTCATCGGCGGCGCCTTTGGGGTCCTCATGCAGACCGGCGCACTCATGGCCGGACTCAAATGGCTCACCCTGCGCGCTCAGGGCGCCGGGCGCTTCATCGTCATTCCGGTGCTCATGTTCGCCTTCAGTTTCGCCGGCGTGCTCTTCGGTATGGCCGAGGAGTGTCTCGTTTTCGTGCTGCTCACCGTGCCGCTCGCCATCTCCTTGGGCTTCGACGCCACCACCGGCGTGGCCATCCCCTTCATCGGCTCCCAGGCCGGTTTCGCCACCGCCTTCGTCAACCCCTTCTCCTTTGGCATCGCCAAGCAGATCGCCGAGCAACCCACCGATGTCGGCTACGGCTACCGCGTGTTCTGCTGGCTGCTCATCACCAGCGTCTGCATCGCCATCGTCATGCTGCATGCCCGCCGGGTCGCCCGCGACCCCAGCAAGAGTCTCACACCTGAGTCCGATGCCAACTGGCGCCAGCGTCTCGCCGCCGAATCCGGCGACAAGCCCGACTCCGCCGCGGTCATCTCTACCTCTCAGGTCGTCACGCTCGCCGCCTTCGGGCTCATGATGATCGTGCTCGGTTACGGCTCCATCCAGCTCGGTTGGTATGTCATGGAAATCGCCGGCCTCTTCCTCGCCATGGCACTGTTCTGCGGCCTCACCGCCCGCATGTCGTTCAACCAGATTGCCGACTCCTTCATGACCGGCGCTCAGCAACTCTGCTCCACGGCCGTGTTGGTCGCCTTCTCCCGCGCCATCGTCGTGCTCGCCGAGGACGCCAACATCATCGACACCATCCTGCACAGCGTCGCCTCGCGCATCGATCATCTCGGTCCCGACCTCGGCGTGTTTGTGATGTATAGTTTCCAGAGCTGCCTCAACTTTCTGATTCCCAGCGGCAGCGGTCAGGCCGCGCTCACCATGCCGATCATGACGCCGCTCTCCGACCTGCTCGGCATCCACCGGGAGAGCGCCATCCTCGCGTTCCAGTTTGGCGACGGCTTCACCAACATGATCATCCCCACCAGCGTCATTCTGGTCGGTGTGCTTTCCAGCGCCGGCATCGGCTACGGCACCTGGTTCCGCTGGTGGGCCAAGTGGCAACTCCTCCTCTTCGTCCTCGGCGCCCTCCTCCTCGCCGCCGCGCCGTGGAACTGA
- a CDS encoding SAP domain-containing protein: protein MNIAKAVEICSTSLILKRIASAYVIDYRNLTDDELKAALIKTAPQYYYPANLSVAINDVFHTGDRQHRILGRVILKEILLNQDGFISCEKETFESVVAYEQTIIDAANESLLQNAAARSDHLDLFKFVVETAWLQNADISVDEFNLIEKLRVRMKLTEREHRVVEASLNRFPKPNNELHTRTEVEETRRLLQSKGLLFSIRNEDGTDFDVVPDEIAGQLRQIFGIRLKRHGYDELLNYKAVRSKSYLTTVLQKSEIDLNKGLSLPNLQHLVQAHIRPEVLLGGLTPRDGLELETLKKWCAELSLMVSGSKAEIIERIIEFYDGLLVRTETEGDPRAIWYEHFEKLAARDLHFLRSQQLIEKDIECESHFEDATDFLFQKRLLHKPLKLIGSAHADGVLSFRDKVIVWDNKSKESPVHLKDHLRQFETYIRNSERPVAGFWVIGPDFTTESQSLAMQFTVDCGATITLVKACDLKHIAEAWAKRNEKKSEEPFPLGYLIQPGLMNPALIVIN from the coding sequence ATGAATATTGCCAAAGCCGTCGAGATTTGCAGCACGAGCCTGATCCTCAAGCGCATCGCGAGCGCCTATGTCATCGACTACCGAAATCTGACCGATGACGAACTAAAGGCAGCTCTGATTAAAACAGCCCCCCAATACTATTACCCTGCCAATCTATCCGTTGCCATCAACGACGTCTTCCATACCGGCGATCGGCAGCATCGCATTTTGGGTCGGGTCATCCTCAAAGAAATCCTCCTCAATCAGGATGGATTCATCTCCTGCGAAAAGGAGACATTCGAGTCGGTCGTAGCTTACGAACAGACGATCATTGATGCCGCGAACGAGAGTCTCCTCCAAAACGCCGCCGCCAGAAGCGATCATCTCGACTTGTTCAAATTCGTTGTCGAAACCGCGTGGCTCCAAAACGCCGACATCTCCGTCGACGAATTCAACCTCATCGAAAAACTTCGTGTGCGGATGAAACTGACGGAAAGGGAACACCGCGTGGTGGAAGCTTCGCTCAACCGCTTTCCCAAACCAAACAACGAACTCCACACTCGCACTGAAGTCGAAGAAACTCGCCGCCTCCTTCAGAGCAAAGGACTCCTTTTCTCGATTCGAAACGAGGACGGGACGGACTTCGATGTCGTCCCTGACGAGATCGCCGGTCAGCTCCGCCAGATCTTCGGAATTCGTCTAAAGCGCCACGGGTATGACGAACTGCTCAACTACAAAGCGGTGCGCTCCAAGAGCTATCTCACCACCGTGCTTCAGAAGTCCGAAATTGATCTGAACAAGGGGCTCTCACTACCGAATCTGCAACACCTCGTCCAAGCTCACATTCGCCCCGAAGTTCTGCTCGGCGGTCTGACTCCCAGAGACGGACTTGAGCTTGAAACGCTCAAAAAATGGTGCGCAGAGCTCTCGTTGATGGTGTCCGGTTCGAAGGCAGAGATCATCGAGCGAATCATTGAATTCTACGATGGACTACTGGTGCGCACAGAGACGGAGGGCGACCCGCGAGCAATCTGGTATGAGCATTTCGAAAAACTAGCCGCTAGGGACCTCCATTTTCTCCGCAGCCAGCAACTCATCGAAAAAGACATCGAGTGCGAATCACACTTCGAGGATGCAACCGACTTCTTGTTTCAGAAGAGGCTGCTCCACAAGCCACTGAAGCTAATCGGATCGGCCCATGCTGACGGTGTGCTTTCTTTTCGGGACAAGGTCATCGTTTGGGACAACAAATCGAAAGAAAGTCCGGTCCATCTGAAAGACCACCTTCGTCAGTTTGAAACCTACATCCGTAATTCTGAAAGACCCGTCGCTGGCTTTTGGGTGATCGGCCCAGACTTCACGACTGAATCCCAATCCCTCGCGATGCAGTTTACCGTCGACTGTGGTGCGACCATCACGCTGGTGAAAGCCTGCGACCTCAAACACATCGCTGAGGCATGGGCCAAGCGGAACGAGAAGAAATCGGAAGAACCTTTCCCCCTCGGCTACCTTATACAACCGGGTTTGATGAACCCTGCGTTGATTGTGATAAACTAA